Genomic DNA from Podospora pseudoanserina strain CBS 124.78 chromosome 4, whole genome shotgun sequence:
gttggtgtaggGGTTGTAATTTTCCACTGTTGCTGGGTGGGGCCTGGTGGAGGacggagggaggagttgcaGGCTGAGGTTCGGGGAACGACGGGGGCGGTGCGGATGGTGActgtgttggtggtggtgttgtcggttATGGTGTCGTTGGTGtcattggtgttgttgttgttgttggtccgGGAGGAGGACCCggtgaagaagttgaagcGGTCCATGGTGAAGGGAAAGTTCAGTGTCCTTGTGTATCAGGTGGGTGAGTGTTGTCTTGATGTGAGTTTTTATCCGGCGAGCATGCTGTCTCCTCTGTGTGCCTCAGATGAGTCGTTTTCAGACCGATGTAAAGATGTCAGGTAGGTTTGACTTGAAAGTATGAGTCCAACAGTTGCGCGTCCCAGTCTGTCAACCTCAGTGGTCAACgattgttgatgttgatattgACGTCGCACAACCTAAGCTCCCCCCGTCTGTTCCCGCTCGATCGTCCCCACGCGCGGTGATAGGTCGCCAGGCCCTGCAGGTCGCCGTGCGCTTGTTTTTGAAGGGTTTGCGAACTGTGCTGCCCCTTAAAAATAATGCGCCTCGCGTACCTCCCCTCAACGGCGGGCGCTGATATTCGGGATATAAAAACGGTTGGCGAAAACGAAAAAGGGAAGGGCGTgccaaaagaagaacagTTGTTTTCGTCGGTCGGAATATTGAAAtcaagagagaaagagagagagagagaggatatCAAGGTATCATAAAGGCCCGGCCCGCTGCTTGAACTgaagtgatggtggtgctgaagaaaaaagttgCCGAGTGTGTCGTAGCAAATGACCGTCGTCCAATAAATTATCAGCTCCCAGAGCGATGCGAATGtaagggaaaaagaaaaacaaacaccGTCAAGGCAACAGGAAGAACAGAAACAACCAAAAGCCGACCTCAGGACAGAAAGGTCATATCAAGAGAATTAAAACagagggaagaaaagaatGCCTGCACGGCAGGATTTagactgtggtggtggtgaggtggaaaTGTGTGTCGATAGGTCTAGAGGCACCCTCCCCTGTTTTGTTTCGTTGTTTCGTCGTATGCAAGTGGATTCGTCCCAAGCCACCGCAAAGACGCTTCGTCGACCGACAGGCAATTCTTGACGGACGGAATGGGACCTGCACCATTCACCATTCGACAAGAATTGACGATGTTGCAGCcctgaggaaggggggaggggcttGATTGGATGGAGGGTGAGAGGGGGACGTGACCAGATATGCAGGGGTCAGCCTGCGCTTGGCTTCACTTGCACGGACACGAGGTGAGCCACCAGTGAACctgaggaggtgaagggatCTACGTTGACGCAAGATTGAGAGCTTCTTCGGGCCCCTGCCTCGAGATCACCACGGGATGAACGACGAGGACCCCATCCACAAGGAGGCTCGTGCAGCATCTCGAAACTCTCTTCCCGGGACGGTTATCCCTACGGTTCCTATCGACGTACAGGAAGCAAGGCACCCTGTTCACTTCTCCTGCATCTGCTGTGCTGCCGTGGACACCCCAACTGCGAATACCTTCAGAACGGCAGGGTGCCTTGCATCGTCGGGCGTCGGCAGGAGCCTTCATGACATCCAGTCGTCTTGCTCTTCAAACTCGACGACAAAAGGGGAAATCCCAATGATTGGCTGCGAGTGATTCCAGTGCAACGTCGGCTTGGCGCATGAGCGGACCACAGTCACAGGCGTGTTTCAGATCTCCCCAGGTCTTGTTGGAGTTTCTGGGGAATGGCTGTCAGAGAGGTTCAAGattcaagaaaaaaagaataagAAGACAGGATGGTCGCAAGTGGATTTTTGGGCATCAAGAAAACTCCTGGAATACATCATGGTCAGCCAGCAACGACGGTGAGTCAATCGAATCATTGATGGTCAAACTTGAGCCCAGACTTCTTCTCGATTGATGGCCGGACAGAGCCATTCAATAATATCTGACAGAATGCCCCGTCTCATGTAGAAGCTGTGACTGATGCCGCAACCCAATGTCAGGCATCAAAAGTGTCTGCTGCGCATTGAGTTGCTGATCGCTTGTGCTTTGGCTGTCTTTATCTTCGAGATCTGTGCCCTCGTCCTGAAATGTTTCCTGGCGCGCGCCTGTATGCATCCTGTAGGTGTGGTGTATATCCTTTCGAATTTTTATTCGTACAAGGCTGGGTATCAAGCTCGCTTTACTTTTATCCTTTCTATCACTGCTCCTGTGCTCAGCCTTTCGCCGGTATCATTGAAGCGCCTGGGCATACTTCCTTTCCAAATATGCAGTCCTGCCGTGCCGGAGCAGGCTGTAGCCTAAAGGTAATCTTTTCTCGTCGCACAACAGCCAAATCGACCCCCTATTCTTAAAATAGGGGCATCGCCTCAGGCAGACTGCAGCGAGGCGATTAGACGGCCATTGTGGTTCGAACATGAGCAACTTCGCACTGAGCTAGACAATTCCTTCGACTCGAGAGGCATCGTCGCAACCCGCAGCCTCACTTGAGCTCACCCAACAACATGTTCCGGTCTGATGACGCAGAGAGGACTAGACAAAAGTTAGCAACACGTCCAGCACCAGGCAAAAGTCAACGACACATACTGAGAGGTTCCGCCCCCGGTGCAAAGTCAACCGAGTTGACTGTCCCCTTATGGCCGGGAAGCTTGTACAGCAACCTTCCTGTACCCGCCTCCCAAACCACAGCCGttccatcaccagcacccaCCGCGATCTTCTTGCCGTCCGAGTCCCAGCTTCCCTTGATCAAGTTCTTCTCCATGCCCAGCGGTGCGCCGTCAAATGTCCGAATGTGTCGCTCGGCAGGGGCGAAAGGCCTAATGTCCCACGTCCTGGCGGTCGAGTCCATCGCATACGACAATAATTGCTGCCCGTCCGGCGATACCCTCAACGTCGTGATCGTGTCCTGATGACCCAGCATTGTGTGTACCACAGCCTTTTTCCTGACATCCCACACCTTGATATCATTGTCGATGCCACCCGAATAGATCTCATTGCCAGCCTCCGAGATAGCAACCGCCGTGATGGGGAAATCCGTTTCAATGTAATCCGCCGCGTGCTTCGTCCTTGGATCCCAAATACCAATTGTGCCGTCGTTGCTGCCGCTGATGAGCATCTCCTCGCCACGCTTGCTCAGGTCTAGCGATGTGACGCCTTCTTCGTGTCCGACGTAGCGTCTTATCCTTGTGCCTGATGTGAGGTCCCAACTAGCGAGGTGCATATCGGCAGAGGCGGTGAAGAGGATTTCCGAATCGCGGGACCATTGCAGGTCAAGAACGGCGCCCTTGTGGCCGGAGAGAACGCCGTAGTTTTCGCAGTCGCCGTAGGTTCGCCAAAGCACTGGACTGGGTGTCAGTAGGTTTTCCGACCTGACCATCAAGTTTGTTTACGTACAAACTGTCCTGTCCATTGACCCAGAGGCTATTAAGTTTCCTGTGGGATCGAATCTTGCCGCAAAGATCTCGCCGCTGTGTCCTGACAGCTCCATTACCGGAGCCTGCAAGGAGCTCGTTCGTGGAACCTGCATCGCGCATGTTAACAGACATGATAAGACTTGTTTCCAAAACTCCAAAGACATACCGACGACTGAATTAGGGCACCAGAGCTTCCACCAACAGGGCCAGAGCGGGTAGCGAGGGCGCGACTAGAGCCCACATTCTGCCGCTTGACCACGAGCTGCTGGTCGTCGCCTGGGAACGGTCTCTTTTCAGAAGACATGATTGATGATATTCAAAGATCCAATGTGTCTGTTGAATCAATTGATGTCGTGATGTTGTGATGCCGTGATGCAATGGTAGGATTGAGTCTTGAACAAGATGGGTCTCTTGGCGAGGCTGCGTTGTTTGACTTTCAAGTCCCAAATCcaattgatgatgatgcgccAGTGCTGGAGGACGCGCCTGATGGATTTTAGATTCCCCGCTTCCCGCCCAAGGCACATGAGCACTGACCTGGGGTCCCTGCACTTTAGGGGAGTAGTGGGGCTTTGTCCCCCGACATGCGGCCTGTAAGGTGAGCACCCTTGTAGCTACCGCCAGGAACATTACCGCCCTCTCCGAACAAACACCATTCTGGGTGCCTCCGATAGTTATACGCAACACCGCTCTTCGCCGCTTCTTCGGTTCAATCTTAGGTTATCTCCCAGGCATTCTCTCGACCCTCTTCCGCCATGGCGGCTAACAAGGCGTCCCGATTGGGGGAAGAGTACGCTGCGCATCCCTCCTCTGTTTACTTCATTGCCATCTCTGCTAACACTGCTTCTCTGACAGGATCTGGAAGTAAGGGCCTCCCACACGCCCTCAGCTAGAACTCAACCATCGCTAATGCTGCCCGCCGCTGAAGGACACGGATAGACAAGGTCAACGCCGAGCTGGTTGTCCTCACATACGGCACCATCGTTGCGCAGCTGTGTAAGGACTTTGACAGCGACTATGTCGAGGTCAACAAGCAACTCGATAAGATGGGGTACAACATCGGTCTGCGCCTAATCGAGGATTACCTTGCGAAATCCAACACTGTACGCCGATGTTCGAACTTTAAGGAAACAGCCGAGATGATCGCGAAGGTGGGCAGTTTGGCATGTTGGGCCGGTGTTTGCGCGTGGACGTATGTGTGTCTGACAGATGTGCTCTTCAGGTTGGGTTTAAGATATTCCTCAACATCACGCCAACGATAGCGAATTGGACCAACGACGGCAAGCAGTTCTCCCTGATCTTCGATGAGAACCCCTTTGCCGACTTTGTGGAACTACCCGACGACGGCCGGGCCCAAGACGAGCTGTGGTATTCGAATATCCTGTGCGGCGTGTTGAGGGGAGCGTTGGAGATGGTACAGATGCAGGTGGAGGCCCATTTCATCAGCGACGTGCTCAGGGGTAACGATACGACCGAGATGCGCATCACGCTGATACGATATATCGATGACGAGTTGCCACCAGAGGACGACTAGAGGGTGTGAGAAGATCAATGATGAAAGAGCGGATAAGGGTCGCCGGGAAATGAAAGGCCTCGGGCATAACTGATACATGGCTATTCTTAATGTCTCATGAGTAAAcaatggatgatgagggcgtGCAAAACATATGCACCGCCCGTTGACTTGATGGCGGTCTGTTCATCTGCTCAGGGTTGCGTACCTACAGTGTCGAAGTTTTGCTTGCAGTTGTCTATATCCTTCGACTGCTAACCTTTCTTATACCAGACAATAACCTAGCACGGCGTTTACAATCAAC
This window encodes:
- a CDS encoding hypothetical protein (COG:A; EggNog:ENOG503NXKE) — encoded protein: MSSEKRPFPGDDQQLVVKRQNVGSSRALATRSGPVGGSSGALIQSSVPRTSSLQAPVMELSGHSGEIFAARFDPTGNLIASGSMDRTVLLWRTYGDCENYGVLSGHKGAVLDLQWSRDSEILFTASADMHLASWDLTSGTRIRRYVGHEEGVTSLDLSKRGEEMLISGSNDGTIGIWDPRTKHAADYIETDFPITAVAISEAGNEIYSGGIDNDIKVWDVRKKAVVHTMLGHQDTITTLRVSPDGQQLLSYAMDSTARTWDIRPFAPAERHIRTFDGAPLGMEKNLIKGSWDSDGKKIAVGAGDGTAVVWEAGTGRLLYKLPGHKGTVNSVDFAPGAEPLILSASSDRNMLLGELK
- a CDS encoding hypothetical protein (EggNog:ENOG503NVYY; COG:U; BUSCO:EOG09264OM7) translates to MAANKASRLGEEIWKTRIDKVNAELVVLTYGTIVAQLCKDFDSDYVEVNKQLDKMGYNIGLRLIEDYLAKSNTVRRCSNFKETAEMIAKVGFKIFLNITPTIANWTNDGKQFSLIFDENPFADFVELPDDGRAQDELWYSNILCGVLRGALEMVQMQVEAHFISDVLRGNDTTEMRITLIRYIDDELPPEDD